CTTCATCATCATTGTCGTCATCATCATTGTCATAGATTGCCAAACCAATGGGAGCTTCCTCACCATTCTATCATAGATGGATGAAGCTTCCGATGAAACCAAGGATTGGGGGGAATGGATATTGTGGGTGTCCTTTGAATTGATCCATCTCAAGCCCACCTTGGTTCTCCATGCCTGCACTCCTGCCAATGAAAACATGTACTGGCTCTGGAAGCCAATTGTACTTGAAGCTCAAATTCATGCATGCAGGGTGCAGGCATGGCCCCTGCCCCTCACCGGGGCCGGGCTAACCCAAAACTTGCATCAGGCTGCTGTTGATGAGACTGTAAGAAAACAAGTTAAATCTACTTAAGAAGGCACATATATAATACAAGCATATATTCTCCAACATACTTTTATATTTAGGAAGAAAAAAACACTCATACAACTATTTGTGATTCTGCCTTATAAAATCAACTTTTCACATTATCAGAGTAAACAAAACTAAACAGATATTAGATTATTCGACACATCACGTTTAGGCTACTCATTTAATGGAAGTAGTTAGGTTAATCTCTTCAAGACATCATAATGGCAACTTCTAATGGAGGTACGACAGATGATTGAGATAATTAAATGACAAAAGTAAATAAGAAAATGTACAAGAACAGTACACTTTTGATGACACATGCCAGACCTGTATAATGAAAATCAGCAATAAACATACAATCTGATGCGGCAGGCAAGTTCAAACTACACCAAGTAAGTTCAGTTAATTACGACCCTCGTCTAATAAAGATTTCCTACATTCAGTAATAAAAGCAATCCCAAATGCATCAATAGTTATCTTTACTTTGATATCAGCTTTATTCTTTCAGGATTTCCAAGTGAATTATATCAAGGCATTCCAATAATCCATGATCGACAACTCGGTGAAAAAACTACATCGTAAGCTTTGAACAGAAGAAATAGCGACAAATGTTCTGGAGATTTTTAGCTATGTGAGATTTAAAAACACCTCTGCTGTGATACCAAACGTTGGCAGGGGGCCAAAAATTTTCAATTGTACTACACCACGACCATAAAAAAATCTCAAAACGACCCATCTATGGCAGATGCTGTGCAGAGTAAAAAAAGAGGAGGGGGTAGTGTTGAATTAAACAAAATATCTTGTAGTTTAAACAGAAAAGTATTAAAGAAACTAAAATTTTTTGTAGTAAACAGAAAAAAGAAGAAAAAAAANNNNNNNNNNNNNNNNNNNNTCTAGCTAAGACACTATGGAGAGTCAGAGATCAGTAAAATTGATCGAGAACCTGATGATGAGGTTCTGTTGTGTGACTTTCCGTACAACATTGATCAGAGTTAATGAATGCAGGGTGTATTCCAATTAACTCTACTATGCTATATAAAGATTTGCACTATACATCCAAGTCATCACCATTATAATCAAGGCTATCTCCAAGAGGAATGTGTCATTGAGGGCCTTCTGTCCACTTCCCCCAAACAACAGTACAGGCATATACTAGCAAATTGAAAATTCCGCAAAACTGAAAGTGCTTAAACAAAAGACAAGCAAGGGTACTTTACTGACAGTAGAGAAGAGCTGAAGAATTACCATACCTGTGAAAAATGTTGGTGAACATGTTCATGAGGATGCATAAAAGGCATTCCAGGCCGCTGACAAGGATACTGAGAGGATGGCAGATATATTCCAGACGTGGAGCGTACACCAACATGATTAGGATTAAACGGTGTCATTATGGTTTCTGGATGACCATAACCAATACCACCAGGGGGCGACGGTGCAACCCAGGGCCCAGGTAAGTGTTGTGGAAGTGGGCGAGGTTGATGTTCAGTAGAAATCTGAGGCCCATGAGTAGAACCAAGTTGAGGGAATTCGGTGTTATAGTTCAATGCAGGAGTATACATGGGCTGGATGGTGTAAGGTCCACCACTGAATCCGAAACCGGGATCGAATCTTTGCATGTACCTGAAGAGAATATTTTCTGTAAAACTGTTGGGCTAATAAACAGCAGACATTATCTCCATCTCAAAGTTAAATGATAAGAGAATTCCTGCAATGATTAGGACATGAAGCAAAAGACTAAAGTCTACACTGTATACCATACCTGTCATAACTTCTGTCATAATCTGGATCCTTCCTGTCAATCTCACGGTCCCTAAATATGGCCACCCTATTATTTGGTTTGTACCTCCCCACTGGCTCCTTCTCTGTCCTACTTCTAGAAGATGATCTACTGCTACTTGTTGAACAATCGATTAAACCTCTACTAGAATGTAAATCAGAAACATTTGATTTATCTTCCACTTTTGGCATCACCAGGGGAACATGTTGTGTAGTGTCCTGTTGTTTTGGTTCACTTTCTAATTTCCCGCTTGTACTACCACAAATATTAGCAGCAGCATTAAATATTCGCGCACGGGCCCTGTTATACTCCTCTTTCCTCTCCTCCACACTTTTGGAACTGTTTCCCTTTGATGAATTTGAGCCATCACTGTTAGCCATTTGTGACCGTTTCTGTGGCCTCTGTTTTATTGCAACTTTAGTGACACCACTTTCTTCAGACGGCAAACTAACAGGGATGTCTGCAAGCCGAATCAAAGGAAGTCGACACTCGGGAGTTTTACGAACAATAATTCTGGAACCAGAACCATCAGGTAAGTTATTATCTAACAAAACCATAGACTGAAGTGCATAATGCTGAGCTACACGGTGTGCAGCCAAGCGTAAATAGGAAGTGGGCAACTGCTGAAACTCTAGTTGCTGCTGAATAGGATCACGGATAAACTTCTCGACATCTTGCTCCATTCGTAAAACTGCACAGAAGAGATGTGAATATTTAG
Above is a window of Fragaria vesca subsp. vesca linkage group LG7, FraVesHawaii_1.0, whole genome shotgun sequence DNA encoding:
- the LOC101312285 gene encoding uncharacterized protein LOC101312285, whose translation is MEGSVADDLGAPESWEVAGVDEAMSRLMLSSNKDPKPSQQDLINDASSLVSSASDDKLSEDALNQVDQFLREALQNPRERLSILRMEQDVEKFIRDPIQQQLEFQQLPTSYLRLAAHRVAQHYALQSMVLLDNNLPDGSGSRIIVRKTPECRLPLIRLADIPVSLPSEESGVTKVAIKQRPQKRSQMANSDGSNSSKGNSSKSVEERKEEYNRARARIFNAAANICGSTSGKLESEPKQQDTTQHVPLVMPKVEDKSNVSDLHSSRGLIDCSTSSSRSSSRSRTEKEPVGRYKPNNRVAIFRDREIDRKDPDYDRSYDRYMQRFDPGFGFSGGPYTIQPMYTPALNYNTEFPQLGSTHGPQISTEHQPRPLPQHLPGPWVAPSPPGGIGYGHPETIMTPFNPNHVGVRSTSGIYLPSSQYPCQRPGMPFMHPHEHVHQHFSQSHQQQPDASFGLARPR